A single window of Girardinichthys multiradiatus isolate DD_20200921_A chromosome 15, DD_fGirMul_XY1, whole genome shotgun sequence DNA harbors:
- the LOC124881750 gene encoding hatching enzyme 1.2-like isoform X2, producing the protein MILYPCVVLLGLCSMATAGPRSRKQEEIAPSASNHTLSPNKSAETIEVSNMTLEEGDILLAEDRNAVNMVWSDAIVPYEISPGVGFRVADILAAFRMVSANTCIRFVEHTDEFNYLVFKQGEGCASFVGVSGGSQPVFLSQACTAGNLAHELIHALGLYHEHTRDDRDNYVTINWSNIIPSMKDNFKVKRGNTLNLPYDFESIMHYGESYFSVDGSPTIVTNQNGKAIGQRTHLSQLDIKKLKTLYHC; encoded by the exons ATGATTCTGTATCCTTGTGTGGTGTTGCTGGGACTCTGCAGCATGGCAACAG CTGGTCCTAGAAGTCGAAAACAAGAAGAGATTGCTCCCTCAG CTTCAAATCACACTCTGTCTCCCAACAAGAGTGCAGAGACCATAGAAG TGAGCAATATGACTCTTGAGGAAGGAGACATATTGTTGGCG GAGGACCGGAATGCAGTAAACATGGTGTGGTCAGATGCGATCGTCCCTTATGAAATCAGTCCTGGAGTGG GTTTTCGAGTGGCTGATATCCTTGCTGCCTTTAGGATGGTATCAGCAAACACGTGTATTCGTTTTGTCGAGCACACAGATGAGTTCAACTATCTTGTTTTTAAACAAGGGGAAGG TTGTGCGTCCTTTGTTGGTGTGAGTGGAGGAAGCCAGCCAGTCTTTCTTTCACAAGCCTGCACTGCAGGGAACCTTGCTCACGAGCTCATCCACGCGCTGGGGTTGTACCATGAGCACACGCGTGATGACCGGGACAACTACGTCACCATCAACTGGTCAAACATCATTCCAA GTATGAAGGACAACTTCAAGGTGAAACGTGGAAACACTCTGAACCTGCCCTATGACTTTGAATCCATCATGCATTATGGAGA GTCTTATTTCAGTGTGGATGGAAGTCCAACTATTGTGACCAATCAGAATGGCAAGGCCATAGGTCAGAGGACCCATTTGAGCCAGCTGGACATAAAGAAACTAAAAACCCTCTACCACTGCTAA
- the LOC124881750 gene encoding high choriolytic enzyme 1-like isoform X1, with the protein MILYPCVVLLGLCSMATAGPRSRKQEEIAPSAASNHTLSPNKSAETIEVSNMTLEEGDILLAEDRNAVNMVWSDAIVPYEISPGVGFRVADILAAFRMVSANTCIRFVEHTDEFNYLVFKQGEGCASFVGVSGGSQPVFLSQACTAGNLAHELIHALGLYHEHTRDDRDNYVTINWSNIIPSMKDNFKVKRGNTLNLPYDFESIMHYGESYFSVDGSPTIVTNQNGKAIGQRTHLSQLDIKKLKTLYHC; encoded by the exons ATGATTCTGTATCCTTGTGTGGTGTTGCTGGGACTCTGCAGCATGGCAACAG CTGGTCCTAGAAGTCGAAAACAAGAAGAGATTGCTCCCTCAG CAGCTTCAAATCACACTCTGTCTCCCAACAAGAGTGCAGAGACCATAGAAG TGAGCAATATGACTCTTGAGGAAGGAGACATATTGTTGGCG GAGGACCGGAATGCAGTAAACATGGTGTGGTCAGATGCGATCGTCCCTTATGAAATCAGTCCTGGAGTGG GTTTTCGAGTGGCTGATATCCTTGCTGCCTTTAGGATGGTATCAGCAAACACGTGTATTCGTTTTGTCGAGCACACAGATGAGTTCAACTATCTTGTTTTTAAACAAGGGGAAGG TTGTGCGTCCTTTGTTGGTGTGAGTGGAGGAAGCCAGCCAGTCTTTCTTTCACAAGCCTGCACTGCAGGGAACCTTGCTCACGAGCTCATCCACGCGCTGGGGTTGTACCATGAGCACACGCGTGATGACCGGGACAACTACGTCACCATCAACTGGTCAAACATCATTCCAA GTATGAAGGACAACTTCAAGGTGAAACGTGGAAACACTCTGAACCTGCCCTATGACTTTGAATCCATCATGCATTATGGAGA GTCTTATTTCAGTGTGGATGGAAGTCCAACTATTGTGACCAATCAGAATGGCAAGGCCATAGGTCAGAGGACCCATTTGAGCCAGCTGGACATAAAGAAACTAAAAACCCTCTACCACTGCTAA
- the pimr213 gene encoding pim proto-oncogene, serine/threonine kinase, related 213 has protein sequence MPAVELTGTNWVFLFKSEEQGQSVQKLPSSNRMRLGSCLLVLLGLGFLSTEASEPVPSHNGSAEAWEPVPSHNGSAEAWEPVPSHNGSAEAWEPVPSHNGSAEAWEPVPSHNGSAEAWEPVPSHNGCAEAWEPVPSHNGSAEAWEPVPSHNGSAEAWEPVPSHNGSAEAWEPVPSHNGSAEAWEPVPSHNGSAEAWEPVPSHNGSAEAWEPVPSHNGCAEAWEPVPSHNGCAEAWEPVPSHNGSAEAWEPVPSHNGSAEAWEPVPSHNGSAEAWEPVPSHNGSAEAWEPVPSHNGSAEAWEPVPSHNGSAEAWEPVPSHNGSAEAWEPVPSHNGSAETSEDLEENLVEEGDMIVMEDRNAIKRVWPNAIVPYEIRPNLGRVAESL, from the exons ATGCCAGCTGTTGAGTTGACTGGCACCAACTGGGTTTTCTTATTTAAGTCAGAAGAGCAGGGCCAGTCGGTGCAAAAGTTGCCCTCTTCTAACAGAATGAGACTGGGTTCTTGTTTGTTGGTGCTGCTTGGGCTTGGATTCTTGTCAACAG AAGCTTCAGAACCCGTCCCCTCGCACAACGGGAGTGCAGAGGCCTGGGAACCCGTCCCCTCGCACAACGGGAGTGCAGAGGCCTGGGAACCCGTCCCCTCGCACAACGGGAGTGCAGAGGCCTGGGAACCCGTCCCTTCGCACAACGGGAGTGCAGAGGCCTGGGAACCCGTCCCCTCGCACAACGGGAGTGCAGAGGCCTGGGAACCCGTCCCCTCGCACAACGGGTGTGCAGAGGCCTGGGAACCCGTCCCCTCGCACAACGGGAGTGCAGAGGCCTGGGAACCCGTCCCCTCGCACAACGGGAGTGCAGAGGCCTGGGAACCCGTCCCTTCGCACAACGGGAGTGCAGAGGCCTGGGAACCCGTCCCTTCGCACAACGGGAGTGCAGAGGCCTGGGAACCCGTCCCTTCGCACAACGGGAGTGCAGAGGCCTGGGAACCCGTCCCTTCGCACAACGGGAGTGCAGAGGCCTGGGAACCCGTCCCCTCGCACAACGGGTGTGCAGAGGCCTGGGAACCCGTCCCTTCGCACAACGGGTGTGCAGAGGCCTGGGAACCCGTCCCCTCGCACAACGGGAGTGCAGAGGCCTGGGAACCCGTCCCTTCGCACAACGGGAGTGCAGAGGCCTGGGAACCCGTCCCCTCGCACAACGGGAGTGCAGAGGCCTGGGAACCCGTCCCCTCGCACAACGGGAGTGCAGAGGCCTGGGAACCCGTCCCCTCGCACAACGGGAGTGCAGAGGCCTGGGAACCCGTCCCCTCGCACAACGGGAGTGCAGAGGCCTGGGAACCCGTCCCCTCGCACAACGGGAGTGCAGAGGCCTGGGAACCCGTCCCCTCGCACAACGGGAGTGCAGAGACCTCGGAAG ACCTAGAGGAAAACCTGGTTGAGGAGGGAGACATGATTGTGATG GAAGACCGGAATGCCATTAAAAGGGTGTGGCCAAATGCAATTGTCCCTTATGAAATCCGTCCGAACCTTG GTCGAGTGGCGGAAAGCCTTTAG